A region of Salvelinus alpinus chromosome 24, SLU_Salpinus.1, whole genome shotgun sequence DNA encodes the following proteins:
- the LOC139552042 gene encoding torsin-1A-like isoform X2, producing the protein MKATYKTYFVYYVLISSVFVNAFEPISTTFMVGLGVAAVGRKIYNYVYENCDSKWIAFNSTGLEVALDRKLFGQHVASRVIQKAVTGFMNNKNPKKPLVLSLHGWTGTGKNFVSQLIAENIYKEGMASSFIHQFVSTAHFPHLSQIEDYKSQLQQWVKGNVTNCPRSMFIFDEMDKMHPGLIDCIKPYLDYYENLDGVSYRQAIFIFLSNAGGEHITQVALDFWKAGRDREEIQLHDLEAALSLSVFNNKKSGLWHTSLIDKNLVDFFVPFLPLEFRHVLLCGMAEMAAKGLEPDQDVVDQMARDLVYFPKSEKIFSGKGCKTIGGKLDYYT; encoded by the exons ATGAAAGCAACATACAAAACCTACTTCGTATATTATGTGTTGATATCGAGTGTTTTTGTGAATGCGTTCGAACCAATCTCAACCACATTTATGGTCGGTTTGGGAGTTGCAGCAGTGGGGCGGAAAATATACAATTATGTATATGAAAATTGCGATTCAAAATGGATTGCTTTTAATTCAACAG GTTTGGAAGTGGCCCTAGATCGGAAGCTGTTTGGTCAACATGTTGCCTCCAGAGTCATCCAGAAAGCTGTAACGGGTTTCATGAACAATAAAAACCCTAAAAAGCCCCTGGtgctctctctacatggctggaCTGGTACAGGGAAGAACTTCGTCAGCCAGTTGATAGCTGAAAACATCTACAAGGAGGGCATGGCCAGCAGTTTCATCCATCAGTTTGTTTCTACAGCTCATTTCCCTCATCTGAGTCAGATTGAGGACTACAAG TCTCAGCTGCAGCAGTGGGTCAAAGGCAATGTCACCAACTGCCCACGTTCCATGTTCATCTTTGACGAGATGGACAAGATGCACCCTGGCCTAATCGACTGTATAAAGCCCTACTTGGATTACTACGAAAATCTCGACGGGGTCTCCTACCGCCAagccatcttcatcttcctcag CAACGCTGGAGGAGAGCACATCACGCAGGTGGCCCTGGACTTCTGGAAAGCAGGTCGAGACCGAGAGGAGATACAATTGCATGACTTAGAAGCAGCTCTCTCCCTGTCCGTGTTCAACAACAAGAAGA GTGGGTTGTGGCACACCAGTCTGATAGACAAGAACCTAGTTGACTTCTTTGTCCCCTTCCTGCCTCTGGAATTCAGGCACGTGCTGCTGTGTGGCATGGCAGAGATGGCCGCCAAGGGCCTGGAGCCTGACCAGGACGTGGTCGACCAGATGGCCAGAGACTTGGTCTATTTCCCAAAGAGCGAGAAGATCTTCTCCGGCAAGGGCTGCAAGACCATCGGTGGCAAGCTAGATTACTACACATAG
- the LOC139552042 gene encoding torsin-1B-like isoform X3, with protein MRPFFLLGFLLSNITATAAIEPISTSIAVGMAAALTGFLATYQNLFYYFHECCRPEWISFNSSGLEVALDRKLFGQHVASRVIQKAVTGFMNNKNPKKPLVLSLHGWTGTGKNFVSQLIAENIYKEGMASSFIHQFVSTAHFPHLSQIEDYKSQLQQWVKGNVTNCPRSMFIFDEMDKMHPGLIDCIKPYLDYYENLDGVSYRQAIFIFLSLFCSSP; from the exons ATGCGACCGTTTTTTCTGTTGGGGTTTCTGTTGTCGAACATCACTGCGACAGCGGCGATTGAGCCCATCAGTACCAGCATAGCGGTTGGTATGGCTGCGGCTCTCACCGGCTTCCTCGCAACCTACCAGAACTTGTTTTACTATTTTCACGAATGTTGTAGACCAGAGTGGATCTCCTTCAACAGCTCAG GTTTGGAAGTGGCCCTAGATCGGAAGCTGTTTGGTCAACATGTTGCCTCCAGAGTCATCCAGAAAGCTGTAACGGGTTTCATGAACAATAAAAACCCTAAAAAGCCCCTGGtgctctctctacatggctggaCTGGTACAGGGAAGAACTTCGTCAGCCAGTTGATAGCTGAAAACATCTACAAGGAGGGCATGGCCAGCAGTTTCATCCATCAGTTTGTTTCTACAGCTCATTTCCCTCATCTGAGTCAGATTGAGGACTACAAG TCTCAGCTGCAGCAGTGGGTCAAAGGCAATGTCACCAACTGCCCACGTTCCATGTTCATCTTTGACGAGATGGACAAGATGCACCCTGGCCTAATCGACTGTATAAAGCCCTACTTGGATTACTACGAAAATCTCGACGGGGTCTCCTACCGCCAagccatcttcatcttcctcag TTTGTTTTGCTCATCTCCATAG
- the LOC139552042 gene encoding torsin-1A-like isoform X1, with translation MRPFFLLGFLLSNITATAAIEPISTSIAVGMAAALTGFLATYQNLFYYFHECCRPEWISFNSSGLEVALDRKLFGQHVASRVIQKAVTGFMNNKNPKKPLVLSLHGWTGTGKNFVSQLIAENIYKEGMASSFIHQFVSTAHFPHLSQIEDYKSQLQQWVKGNVTNCPRSMFIFDEMDKMHPGLIDCIKPYLDYYENLDGVSYRQAIFIFLSNAGGEHITQVALDFWKAGRDREEIQLHDLEAALSLSVFNNKKSGLWHTSLIDKNLVDFFVPFLPLEFRHVLLCGMAEMAAKGLEPDQDVVDQMARDLVYFPKSEKIFSGKGCKTIGGKLDYYT, from the exons ATGCGACCGTTTTTTCTGTTGGGGTTTCTGTTGTCGAACATCACTGCGACAGCGGCGATTGAGCCCATCAGTACCAGCATAGCGGTTGGTATGGCTGCGGCTCTCACCGGCTTCCTCGCAACCTACCAGAACTTGTTTTACTATTTTCACGAATGTTGTAGACCAGAGTGGATCTCCTTCAACAGCTCAG GTTTGGAAGTGGCCCTAGATCGGAAGCTGTTTGGTCAACATGTTGCCTCCAGAGTCATCCAGAAAGCTGTAACGGGTTTCATGAACAATAAAAACCCTAAAAAGCCCCTGGtgctctctctacatggctggaCTGGTACAGGGAAGAACTTCGTCAGCCAGTTGATAGCTGAAAACATCTACAAGGAGGGCATGGCCAGCAGTTTCATCCATCAGTTTGTTTCTACAGCTCATTTCCCTCATCTGAGTCAGATTGAGGACTACAAG TCTCAGCTGCAGCAGTGGGTCAAAGGCAATGTCACCAACTGCCCACGTTCCATGTTCATCTTTGACGAGATGGACAAGATGCACCCTGGCCTAATCGACTGTATAAAGCCCTACTTGGATTACTACGAAAATCTCGACGGGGTCTCCTACCGCCAagccatcttcatcttcctcag CAACGCTGGAGGAGAGCACATCACGCAGGTGGCCCTGGACTTCTGGAAAGCAGGTCGAGACCGAGAGGAGATACAATTGCATGACTTAGAAGCAGCTCTCTCCCTGTCCGTGTTCAACAACAAGAAGA GTGGGTTGTGGCACACCAGTCTGATAGACAAGAACCTAGTTGACTTCTTTGTCCCCTTCCTGCCTCTGGAATTCAGGCACGTGCTGCTGTGTGGCATGGCAGAGATGGCCGCCAAGGGCCTGGAGCCTGACCAGGACGTGGTCGACCAGATGGCCAGAGACTTGGTCTATTTCCCAAAGAGCGAGAAGATCTTCTCCGGCAAGGGCTGCAAGACCATCGGTGGCAAGCTAGATTACTACACATAG